Proteins from a genomic interval of Plasmodium berghei ANKA genome assembly, chromosome: 6:
- a CDS encoding eukaryotic translation initiation factor 5A, putative: MSDHETYDNIDAGASQTYPVQAGAIKKNGHVMLKEHPCKVVDYSTSKTGKHGHAKAHIVGIDIFTGKKYEDICPTSHNMDVPVVKRTELQLIDITEDGFVSLLFDNGDTKDDLSLPKDSEGNFDDVAKQIRNLFDSGKSVLVSVLSACGQEKIIAAKEMSS, encoded by the coding sequence atgtcaGATCACGAAACTtatgataatattgatGCAGGGGCATCTCAAACTTATCCTGTACAAGCAGGtgcaattaaaaaaaatgggcATGTCATGTTAAAAGAACATCCATGTAAAGTTGTTGATTATTCAACTTCCAAAACTGGTAAACATGGGCATGCAAAAGCACATATTGTAGgtatagatatatttactgggaaaaaatatgaagatATATGTCCAACATCACATAATATGGATGTACCAGTTGTTAAAAGAACCGAATTACAATTAATTGATATTACAGAAGATGGTTTtgtttcattattattcgATAATGGAGATACAAAAGATGATTTGAGTTTACCAAAAGATTCAGAAGGTAATTTTGATGATGTTGCTAAACAAATTCgtaatttatttgatagTGGAAAGTCAGTATTAGTAAGTGTACTTTCTGCTTGTGGACAAGAAAAAATCATTGCTGCTAAAGAAATGtcatcataa